The following coding sequences lie in one Oceanicola sp. 502str15 genomic window:
- a CDS encoding porin — protein MKKVLLTSTALVAFAGAASAEVSISGSAEMGIFGGTGVETQFFQDIDVTFTMSGETDGGLTFGASIDLDEAQDNLATVAGSGDCTFSTTVDGCVNDALDDVTEDGGVAIFISGSFGTVTMGDTDGAMDWALTDAGNIGNPGSIADDETSHAGYLGAYLDGTYDGQIVRYDNTFGDFGVAISVEMDETGTMDTGYALGFKYNAALGGLDLALGLGYQSVDGNMGAVKGVAVEDAIGFSAVTTFDNGLSAGIEYTQFGGFAGADDVTHLGLGFGYSVDAFSAHLNYGQYSSDDAGFNAAGGGDDITGYGLALGYDLGGGASVLAGYGSSDNGATTTDTWSLGLSMSF, from the coding sequence ATGAAAAAGGTTCTTCTCACTTCGACCGCGCTGGTCGCCTTCGCTGGCGCCGCCTCGGCTGAAGTTTCGATCTCGGGCTCTGCCGAGATGGGTATTTTCGGCGGCACTGGCGTCGAAACCCAATTCTTCCAGGACATCGACGTCACCTTCACCATGTCCGGTGAAACCGACGGCGGCCTGACCTTCGGTGCATCCATCGATCTGGACGAAGCCCAGGACAACTTGGCCACGGTCGCCGGCAGCGGCGACTGCACGTTCTCGACTACGGTCGACGGCTGTGTGAACGACGCGCTTGACGACGTGACCGAAGACGGTGGCGTTGCCATCTTCATCTCCGGTTCCTTCGGCACCGTGACGATGGGCGACACCGACGGCGCCATGGACTGGGCCCTCACCGACGCCGGCAACATCGGCAACCCGGGCTCGATCGCTGACGACGAGACCTCGCACGCTGGTTACCTCGGCGCGTACCTCGACGGCACCTACGACGGCCAGATCGTTCGCTACGACAACACCTTCGGTGACTTCGGCGTCGCCATCTCGGTTGAGATGGACGAAACCGGCACCATGGACACTGGCTACGCCCTCGGCTTCAAGTACAACGCTGCTCTCGGCGGTCTGGACCTGGCCCTCGGCCTTGGTTACCAGTCGGTTGACGGCAACATGGGCGCTGTGAAGGGCGTTGCTGTGGAAGATGCCATCGGCTTCTCCGCTGTCACCACCTTCGACAACGGTCTGTCGGCCGGCATCGAGTACACCCAGTTCGGCGGCTTTGCTGGCGCTGACGACGTGACTCACCTCGGCCTCGGCTTCGGCTACTCCGTGGATGCCTTCTCGGCTCACCTGAACTACGGCCAGTACTCCTCCGACGACGCAGGGTTCAACGCTGCCGGCGGTGGCGACGACATCACCGGCTACGGTCTGGCCCTCGGCTACGACCTCGGCGGCGGTGCTTCGGTTCTGGCGGGCTACGGTTCGTCCGACAACGGCGCCACCACCACCGACACCTGGTCGCTGGGTCTGTCGATGTCCTTCTAA
- a CDS encoding DUF3576 domain-containing protein, which translates to MTFRKEIRAAGIIALVLTLSACGVSGRLGNSFGGSSGGGSSTVRNAPRQVETDAQGRTVYKGKVRQSTIWDLFGNNDDPNITVEVNKYIWRASLEVLNFMPIQTVDPFTGVIVYGYGRPPGGGQPYRATVYVQDPALDARSLKVALQSRSGPVSADTVRAVEDAILTRARQLRIQDGKL; encoded by the coding sequence ATGACCTTCCGGAAGGAAATCCGAGCAGCAGGTATTATCGCTCTGGTGCTGACGCTCTCCGCCTGCGGAGTGAGCGGACGGCTGGGCAACAGCTTTGGTGGCAGCTCCGGCGGCGGCTCGAGCACGGTGCGCAACGCGCCGCGCCAGGTCGAGACCGATGCGCAGGGCCGCACCGTATACAAGGGCAAGGTCCGCCAGTCGACGATCTGGGATCTGTTCGGCAACAACGACGACCCCAACATCACCGTCGAGGTGAACAAGTATATCTGGCGCGCCTCGCTCGAAGTTCTCAACTTCATGCCGATCCAGACGGTCGATCCCTTCACCGGCGTCATTGTCTATGGCTACGGGCGTCCGCCCGGCGGCGGCCAGCCCTATCGGGCCACCGTCTACGTGCAGGACCCGGCGCTCGATGCCCGCTCGCTGAAGGTTGCGCTGCAAAGCCGCTCCGGCCCGGTCAGCGCCGACACCGTGCGCGCCGTGGAGGATGCCATCCTCACCCGTGCCCGCCAGCTTCGGATCCAGGACGGCAAGCTCTGA
- the leuS gene encoding leucine--tRNA ligase: protein MTRFTPSEIEPRWQKAWEDAQTFVATRDESRPKYYVLEMFPYPSGRIHMGHVRNYSLGDVVARYKRAQGFNVLHPMGFDAFGMPAENAAMNSNGHPKDWTYGNIDTMVDQMKPLGLSLDWSRMFATCDVEYYGQQQALFLDMLEAGFVTRRNATVNWDPVDMTVLANEQVIDGKGWRSGAEVERRELTQWFFKISDMSEELLEALDGLEDWPEKVRLMQSNWIGKSRGLQFSFERTDGGDPVTVYTTRPDTLLGASFVGISPDHPLAKELAENNAEVQAFRAECAKGGTTAEELETAEKKGFDTGLTVRHPLDPSKELPIWIANFILMDYGTGAIFGCPAHDQRDLDFCRKYDLPVIDTFFALENPAPVENEAFTPPKEQKVKWVNHFTGLDEATGQEAIDATIALAETAGWGEGVTKFRLRDWGLSRQRYWGCPIPVVHCDACGVVPEKKENLPVELPYDVSFDTPGNPLDRHPTWRDCACPACGAPAKRETDTMDTFVDSSWYFARFTAPRAETPTVAEDADYWMNVDQYVGGIEHAILHLLYSRFFARAMVATGHLPEKSKEPFNALFTQGMVTHELYAGAEVTRAPGERYDEEEGQTVKFSRETRAKYYYPEEVVRFEVAGKPKALLKSALDLVGIDTQDAAALDEMWIGFQQNRPETVGAEDLHLEVFPSAKMSKSKNNVVDPLSIIESYGADTARWFVLSDSPPERDVEWTASGAEAANRHLARVWRMADEIAASDSPANDEDAALQKALHRTIADVTEGVESFAFNTSIAKLYAFTNTLSKSSAGSAAKREAMATMAQLMAPMTPHLAEEIWHMLGGEGLVTEAQWPKADPALLVEDTVTLPIQVNGKRRAEISVPKDMDKAEVEKLALAEDAVIRALDGNAPKKVIVVPGRIVNVVA, encoded by the coding sequence ATGACCCGCTTTACCCCGTCCGAGATCGAACCCCGCTGGCAGAAGGCCTGGGAAGATGCCCAGACCTTCGTTGCGACACGCGACGAGAGCCGCCCCAAGTATTACGTCCTCGAGATGTTCCCCTACCCCTCGGGGCGCATCCACATGGGGCACGTCCGCAACTACTCGCTGGGCGACGTTGTGGCCCGCTACAAGCGCGCCCAAGGCTTCAACGTGCTGCACCCGATGGGATTCGACGCCTTCGGGATGCCCGCCGAGAACGCCGCGATGAACTCGAACGGCCACCCGAAGGATTGGACCTACGGCAACATCGACACGATGGTCGACCAGATGAAGCCGCTGGGCCTGTCGCTCGACTGGTCGCGCATGTTCGCCACCTGCGACGTGGAATACTACGGCCAGCAGCAGGCGCTGTTCCTCGACATGCTGGAAGCCGGCTTCGTCACCCGCCGCAATGCCACCGTCAACTGGGACCCGGTCGACATGACCGTGCTGGCCAACGAGCAGGTGATCGACGGCAAGGGCTGGCGCTCGGGCGCCGAGGTGGAGCGGCGCGAACTGACGCAATGGTTCTTCAAGATCTCCGACATGTCGGAAGAGCTGCTGGAGGCGCTGGACGGGCTGGAGGACTGGCCCGAGAAGGTGCGGCTGATGCAGAGCAACTGGATCGGCAAGAGCCGGGGCCTGCAATTCTCCTTCGAGCGCACCGATGGCGGCGATCCGGTGACAGTATATACCACCCGCCCCGACACCCTGCTCGGCGCGAGCTTCGTCGGCATCTCGCCCGACCACCCGCTGGCAAAGGAACTGGCCGAGAACAATGCCGAGGTTCAGGCCTTCCGCGCCGAATGCGCCAAGGGCGGCACCACGGCAGAAGAGCTGGAGACGGCCGAGAAAAAGGGATTCGACACCGGCCTCACGGTCCGCCACCCGCTCGACCCCTCCAAAGAGCTGCCGATCTGGATCGCCAACTTCATCCTGATGGACTACGGCACCGGCGCGATCTTCGGCTGCCCGGCCCATGACCAGCGCGACCTCGACTTCTGCCGCAAGTACGACCTGCCGGTCATCGACACCTTCTTTGCGCTCGAAAACCCGGCCCCCGTCGAAAACGAGGCCTTCACCCCGCCGAAAGAGCAAAAGGTGAAATGGGTCAACCACTTCACCGGGCTCGACGAGGCCACCGGGCAGGAGGCGATCGACGCCACCATCGCACTGGCCGAAACCGCTGGCTGGGGCGAGGGTGTTACCAAGTTCCGCCTGCGCGACTGGGGCCTGAGCCGCCAGCGCTACTGGGGCTGCCCGATTCCCGTGGTGCATTGCGACGCCTGCGGCGTGGTGCCGGAGAAGAAAGAGAACCTGCCCGTCGAGCTGCCCTATGACGTGTCCTTCGACACGCCGGGCAACCCGCTCGACCGTCACCCGACCTGGCGCGACTGCGCCTGCCCGGCCTGCGGCGCACCCGCCAAGCGCGAGACCGACACGATGGACACCTTCGTCGATTCGTCGTGGTATTTCGCCCGCTTCACCGCGCCCCGCGCCGAAACGCCCACCGTGGCGGAGGATGCGGACTACTGGATGAACGTCGACCAATACGTCGGCGGCATCGAGCACGCGATCCTGCACCTGCTCTACTCCCGCTTCTTCGCCCGCGCGATGGTGGCCACCGGCCACCTGCCCGAGAAGTCGAAGGAGCCGTTCAACGCGCTGTTTACGCAGGGCATGGTCACGCATGAACTGTACGCCGGAGCGGAAGTCACACGCGCACCTGGCGAAAGGTACGATGAAGAAGAAGGTCAGACCGTAAAATTCTCACGTGAGACCCGCGCCAAGTATTATTACCCTGAGGAAGTCGTAAGGTTTGAGGTGGCTGGGAAACCCAAAGCACTGTTGAAGAGCGCTCTCGATCTTGTTGGGATCGATACTCAGGACGCCGCTGCACTCGATGAAATGTGGATAGGGTTTCAGCAAAATCGCCCTGAGACAGTCGGTGCTGAAGATTTGCATCTCGAGGTCTTCCCCTCCGCCAAGATGTCGAAATCCAAGAACAACGTGGTCGACCCGCTGAGCATCATCGAAAGCTACGGCGCCGACACCGCCCGCTGGTTCGTGCTGTCTGACAGCCCGCCCGAGCGCGATGTGGAGTGGACAGCCTCGGGCGCCGAAGCCGCCAACCGCCACCTCGCGCGGGTCTGGCGCATGGCCGATGAGATCGCCGCCAGCGATTCCCCGGCCAATGATGAAGACGCGGCGCTGCAAAAGGCCCTGCACCGCACCATCGCGGATGTGACCGAGGGGGTGGAAAGCTTTGCCTTCAACACCTCCATCGCCAAGCTCTACGCCTTCACCAACACACTCTCCAAATCCTCCGCCGGCAGCGCGGCCAAGCGCGAGGCCATGGCGACCATGGCCCAGCTCATGGCCCCGATGACCCCGCATCTGGCCGAAGAGATCTGGCACATGCTGGGCGGCGAGGGGCTGGTCACCGAGGCGCAATGGCCCAAGGCGGACCCGGCCCTGCTGGTCGAGGACACGGTCACGCTGCCGATTCAGGTCAACGGCAAGCGGCGGGCCGAAATCAGCGTGCCCAAGGACATGGACAAGGCGGAGGTTGAAAAGCTGGCGCTGGCCGAGGATGCTGTGATCCGGGCGCTGGATGGCAACGCCCCCAAGAAGGTGATCGTTGTGCCGGGACGGATCGTGAATGTGGTGGCGTGA
- the lptE gene encoding LPS assembly lipoprotein LptE — translation MALVTLASCGFAPLYGPGGPGDTLHGQIEIAEPTTDNEFEFVSRVETRLGRTAAGPMRLDYAITTRREGLAITADQETQRYNLLGEVTYQVTDTTSGAVLSTGRTDSFTSYSATGTTVATTAAARNAEERLMVILADQAVTHLLATAEGFLP, via the coding sequence ATGGCCCTCGTCACGCTTGCCTCCTGCGGCTTTGCCCCGCTCTACGGGCCGGGCGGGCCGGGTGACACCCTGCACGGGCAGATCGAAATCGCGGAGCCGACCACCGACAACGAGTTCGAGTTCGTCTCCCGCGTCGAAACCCGCCTTGGCCGCACCGCCGCCGGCCCGATGCGGCTGGATTACGCGATCACCACCCGCCGCGAAGGCCTTGCCATCACCGCCGATCAGGAAACCCAGCGCTACAACCTGCTGGGCGAGGTCACCTATCAGGTGACCGACACCACCTCCGGCGCCGTGCTCTCCACCGGGCGCACCGACAGCTTCACCTCCTATTCCGCCACCGGCACCACGGTGGCCACCACCGCCGCCGCCCGCAACGCGGAAGAGCGGCTGATGGTGATCCTCGCCGACCAGGCCGTGACTCACCTGCTGGCCACGGCGGAAGGCTTCCTGCCGTGA
- the holA gene encoding DNA polymerase III subunit delta, which produces MKLSTRDANAFFSKPSMGPGILISGADAMRVSLKRQDLLKALVGPQGEEEMRLTRLSGGELRSDPAALLDAIRGASFFPGPRAVHVEGATDGLTELFKTALTEWQEGDGMVVATAGSLKGTSKLRKLFEKDPRARFAAIYDDPPNPAEIKDRLGAAGLSNVEHSAMEALVALASHIDPGDLRQFIEKLALYKIGDSAPLSEAEVAALAPATTEAGVDELLNAAAEAKREQIGPLMRRLEGQGVLPTTLCIMAGMHFRTLHSAASSPGGPAQGIAGLRPPVFGPRRDRMIRQAQNWGLPRLEKAIALLLDTDLALRSAGQTAPQMAQVERAMIRLSMMPR; this is translated from the coding sequence ATGAAGCTCTCGACCCGCGACGCCAACGCCTTCTTTTCCAAGCCCTCCATGGGCCCGGGCATCCTGATTTCCGGGGCCGACGCGATGCGGGTGTCGCTGAAGCGGCAGGATCTGCTGAAGGCGCTGGTCGGCCCGCAGGGCGAGGAAGAGATGCGCCTCACCCGCCTGTCGGGGGGCGAGCTGCGCTCCGACCCGGCGGCGCTGCTCGATGCGATCCGGGGCGCCTCCTTCTTTCCCGGCCCCCGCGCCGTGCATGTCGAGGGCGCGACCGACGGGCTGACGGAGCTGTTCAAGACGGCCCTCACCGAGTGGCAGGAGGGCGACGGCATGGTGGTCGCCACCGCCGGGTCGCTCAAGGGCACCTCCAAGCTGCGCAAGCTCTTCGAGAAAGACCCGCGCGCCCGCTTTGCCGCCATCTACGACGACCCGCCCAACCCGGCGGAAATCAAGGACCGGCTCGGCGCGGCGGGCCTCTCCAACGTGGAGCATTCCGCGATGGAGGCGCTGGTGGCGCTGGCCTCGCATATCGACCCGGGCGATCTGCGCCAGTTCATCGAAAAGCTGGCGCTCTACAAAATCGGTGATTCCGCGCCGCTCTCGGAGGCCGAGGTGGCCGCGTTGGCGCCGGCCACCACCGAGGCCGGGGTGGATGAGCTGCTGAACGCCGCCGCCGAGGCAAAGCGCGAGCAGATCGGCCCGCTGATGCGGCGGCTGGAGGGGCAGGGGGTGCTGCCCACCACGCTCTGCATCATGGCGGGGATGCACTTTCGCACCCTGCACAGCGCCGCCTCCAGCCCCGGCGGCCCGGCGCAGGGCATCGCCGGCTTGCGCCCGCCGGTCTTCGGCCCGCGGCGCGACCGGATGATCCGACAGGCCCAGAACTGGGGCCTGCCCCGGCTCGAAAAGGCCATTGCCCTGCTGCTGGACACCGACCTTGCCCTGCGCTCCGCCGGGCAGACCGCGCCGCAGATGGCGCAGGTCGAGCGGGCGATGATCCGCCTTTCGATGATGCCGCGCTAG
- a CDS encoding esterase-like activity of phytase family protein — MHRTLLTSAFALAAVAGTAQAEMVFNRIASFPVASNMAEGEDRARETSSEIIDVTADGMTLVYTDSPLGVLGRVDITDPAAPAPLGNIALDGEPTSVAVLGSVAFTGINTSESYVAPSGRLAAIDLSSGEELASCDLGGQPDSVAKAPDGSFIAVAIENERDEDLNDGALPQMPAGFVVKIALTDGTLDCDSLQKIEMTGLAEVGGDDPEPEFVDINALGEIVVTMQENNHIAVIGADGTVSAHFSAGAVDLEGIDATDERGALLFTESQSGVKREPDAVKWIDDQHFATANEGDYEGGSRGWTIFSKTGEVVYDSGTSFEQALIQIGHYPDKRSDAKGVEPESVTFGEFGGKPMIFVGSERGSVVGVYDATDPANPVLTQLLPSGVGPEGYVTIPERNLLVSANETDLGEDGGARAHVMLFEYAEGEAMYPQLTSEGMEQLTGWGAISGMVAEGESTVWAVSDSFYGYQPRIYKIDTSTKPARITQAIDITRAGYPAQKLDLEGITLDGQGGFWLASEGRTDRVIPHALYHVNAQGEIEEEVGLPAELMAVEKRFGFEGITLVDGTLWMAVQREWNDDEKGQVKLVAYTPETGEWGAVRYPLDAPTTGWVGLSEIVAHGEHAYIVERDNLLGEAAATKKIYRVALSEMQPAALGGELPLVSKEEVRDLLPDLKANGGYVLDKVEGLAIFSDGTAWVSTDNDGVDDHSGETMFFNIGQLGSGY; from the coding sequence ATGCACCGCACGCTTCTTACCTCCGCCTTCGCGCTGGCCGCCGTTGCCGGCACCGCGCAGGCCGAGATGGTCTTCAACCGTATCGCCTCCTTCCCCGTGGCCTCCAACATGGCCGAGGGCGAGGACCGCGCCCGCGAAACCTCCTCCGAGATCATCGACGTCACCGCCGATGGCATGACGCTGGTCTACACCGACAGCCCGCTTGGCGTGCTCGGCCGGGTCGACATCACCGATCCCGCCGCCCCCGCGCCGCTGGGCAACATCGCGCTCGACGGCGAGCCGACCTCGGTCGCCGTTCTCGGCAGCGTGGCCTTCACCGGCATCAACACCTCCGAGAGCTACGTGGCCCCCTCCGGCCGCCTCGCCGCAATTGATCTGAGCAGCGGCGAAGAGTTGGCCAGCTGCGACCTCGGCGGCCAGCCCGACTCGGTGGCCAAGGCCCCCGATGGCAGCTTCATCGCCGTGGCAATCGAGAACGAGCGTGACGAAGACCTCAACGATGGCGCCCTGCCGCAGATGCCCGCCGGTTTCGTGGTGAAGATCGCCCTGACCGATGGCACGCTCGATTGCGACAGCCTCCAGAAGATCGAGATGACCGGCCTTGCCGAAGTTGGCGGCGACGACCCCGAGCCGGAGTTCGTCGACATCAACGCCCTCGGTGAAATCGTCGTGACCATGCAGGAAAACAACCACATCGCCGTCATCGGCGCCGATGGCACCGTTTCCGCCCACTTCTCCGCCGGTGCGGTGGACCTCGAAGGCATCGACGCCACCGACGAGCGCGGCGCGCTGCTGTTCACCGAAAGCCAGAGCGGCGTGAAGCGCGAGCCCGATGCCGTCAAATGGATCGACGATCAGCACTTCGCCACCGCCAACGAGGGCGACTACGAGGGCGGCTCGCGCGGCTGGACGATCTTTTCCAAGACCGGCGAAGTGGTTTACGACAGCGGCACCAGCTTCGAGCAGGCGCTGATCCAGATCGGCCACTACCCCGACAAGCGGTCGGACGCCAAAGGCGTCGAGCCCGAGTCCGTCACCTTCGGCGAGTTCGGTGGCAAACCGATGATCTTCGTCGGCTCCGAGCGCGGCTCCGTCGTCGGCGTCTATGACGCCACCGACCCGGCCAACCCGGTGCTCACCCAGCTCCTGCCCTCCGGCGTCGGCCCCGAGGGCTACGTCACCATCCCCGAGCGCAACCTGCTGGTCTCGGCCAACGAGACCGATCTTGGCGAAGACGGCGGTGCGCGGGCCCACGTGATGCTCTTCGAATATGCCGAGGGCGAGGCGATGTATCCGCAGCTCACCTCCGAAGGCATGGAGCAGCTCACCGGCTGGGGCGCGATCTCGGGCATGGTGGCCGAGGGCGAAAGCACCGTCTGGGCCGTGAGTGACAGCTTCTACGGCTACCAGCCACGCATCTACAAGATCGACACCTCCACCAAACCCGCCCGCATCACGCAGGCCATCGACATCACCCGCGCCGGCTACCCGGCCCAGAAACTCGACCTCGAAGGCATCACGCTGGACGGGCAGGGCGGCTTCTGGCTCGCCTCCGAGGGCCGCACCGACCGGGTCATCCCCCACGCGCTCTACCACGTGAACGCCCAAGGCGAGATCGAGGAAGAAGTGGGCCTGCCCGCCGAGCTGATGGCGGTCGAAAAGCGCTTTGGTTTCGAGGGCATCACCCTGGTTGACGGCACGCTCTGGATGGCCGTGCAGCGCGAGTGGAACGACGACGAGAAGGGCCAGGTCAAGCTGGTCGCCTACACCCCCGAGACCGGCGAATGGGGCGCCGTGCGCTACCCGCTCGATGCCCCCACCACCGGCTGGGTCGGCCTGTCGGAAATCGTGGCCCATGGCGAGCACGCCTATATCGTCGAGCGCGACAACCTGCTCGGCGAAGCCGCCGCGACCAAGAAGATCTACCGCGTCGCCCTCTCCGAGATGCAGCCCGCCGCGCTGGGCGGCGAGCTGCCGCTGGTGAGCAAGGAAGAGGTCCGCGACCTCCTGCCCGACCTCAAGGCAAACGGCGGCTACGTGCTCGACAAGGTCGAAGGTCTGGCGATCTTCTCCGATGGCACCGCCTGGGTGAGCACCGACAACGACGGCGTCGACGACCACTCCGGCGAGACGATGTTCTTCAACATCGGCCAGCTCGGCAGCGGCTACTGA
- a CDS encoding tryptophan halogenase family protein, whose amino-acid sequence MGQPIRGITIVGGGTAGWMTALLLQSMLKSGPGADGGLGITLIESPNIPTVGVGEATVPGMPRTLKQGGIDEREFFRTCNASFKLGVVFGHWNVDAQGNRVDYINPFAHPPAIDGVSAAEYALKFGTGGLEFVQCFSPSVDLANAAKGPRGPGQMPGPPVGFAYHLDAGKFAGLLKDTCVARGVTHVLDDLVDVELDERGYVAALQLERGGRHPVELVIDCTGFRGLIINKALGEPFESYGKYLANDRAMAVQVPHRDPERIDSVTKSTALGAGWSWRVPLFNRIGTGYVFSSAHRTDEEARAEFLAHLGPDGEGAEPRVIPMRVGRNRNAWVKNCVAVGLSGGFIEPLESTAIHMIDTAVRWLVQYFPDSDFADPPRDRFNHLVDELYNEVRDFICLHYALGNRTDDQYWIDAREALEVPDTLAENLELWQYGLPAPHDIRFVSLFSPATYQAVLLGKKVYETDFGKGKFSTGRALDAEKWAAFVKRARAGIGAQVQAAAGHRALLRALRGDAVAGNGLLPGLGGGPGMPPAKADVAGDAAIL is encoded by the coding sequence ATGGGACAGCCGATCCGCGGGATCACGATTGTCGGCGGCGGCACCGCCGGCTGGATGACGGCGCTGCTGTTGCAGTCGATGCTCAAGAGCGGCCCCGGCGCCGATGGCGGCCTCGGGATCACCCTCATCGAAAGCCCCAACATCCCCACCGTCGGCGTGGGCGAGGCCACCGTGCCGGGAATGCCGCGCACCCTGAAGCAGGGCGGCATAGACGAACGGGAGTTCTTCCGCACCTGCAACGCCAGCTTCAAGCTCGGGGTGGTGTTTGGCCATTGGAACGTCGACGCGCAGGGCAACCGGGTGGATTACATCAACCCCTTCGCCCATCCGCCCGCGATCGACGGGGTCTCGGCGGCGGAATATGCGCTGAAGTTCGGCACCGGCGGGCTGGAGTTCGTGCAGTGCTTCTCGCCCTCGGTCGATCTGGCCAATGCCGCCAAGGGCCCGCGCGGACCGGGGCAGATGCCGGGGCCGCCGGTGGGCTTTGCCTATCATCTCGACGCGGGCAAGTTCGCCGGGCTGCTGAAGGACACCTGCGTTGCCCGGGGCGTGACCCATGTGCTCGACGATCTGGTCGACGTGGAGCTGGATGAGCGCGGCTACGTGGCGGCGCTTCAGCTCGAGCGCGGCGGGCGGCATCCGGTGGAACTGGTGATCGACTGCACCGGCTTTCGTGGGCTCATCATCAACAAGGCGCTCGGCGAGCCCTTCGAGAGCTACGGCAAGTATCTCGCCAATGACCGGGCGATGGCGGTGCAGGTGCCCCACCGCGACCCGGAGCGGATCGACTCGGTCACGAAGTCCACCGCGCTCGGGGCGGGGTGGAGCTGGCGGGTGCCGCTCTTCAACCGGATCGGCACGGGCTACGTGTTTTCCTCGGCGCATCGCACCGACGAGGAGGCGCGGGCGGAGTTTCTGGCGCATCTGGGGCCGGATGGCGAGGGCGCGGAGCCGCGGGTGATTCCGATGCGGGTGGGGCGCAACCGGAATGCATGGGTGAAGAACTGCGTGGCGGTGGGCCTGTCGGGCGGGTTCATCGAGCCGCTGGAGAGCACGGCGATCCACATGATCGACACCGCGGTGCGCTGGCTGGTGCAATACTTCCCCGACAGCGATTTTGCCGATCCGCCACGCGACAGGTTCAACCATCTGGTCGACGAGCTCTACAACGAGGTGCGCGATTTCATCTGCCTGCACTACGCGCTCGGCAACCGGACGGACGATCAATACTGGATCGACGCCCGCGAGGCGCTGGAGGTGCCCGACACGCTCGCCGAGAACCTCGAGCTCTGGCAATACGGGCTGCCCGCGCCGCATGACATCCGCTTCGTCTCGCTGTTTTCGCCGGCGACCTACCAGGCGGTGCTGCTTGGTAAAAAGGTTTACGAAACCGACTTCGGGAAGGGCAAGTTCTCGACCGGGAGGGCGCTGGATGCGGAGAAGTGGGCGGCCTTCGTGAAGCGGGCGCGGGCCGGGATCGGGGCGCAGGTGCAGGCGGCGGCGGGGCACAGGGCCCTGCTGCGGGCGCTGCGCGGCGATGCCGTGGCCGGCAACGGCCTGCTGCCGGGGCTGGGCGGCGGGCCGGGGATGCCGCCGGCAAAGGCGGATGTGGCGGGGGATGCGGCGATCTTGTGA
- the hemE gene encoding uroporphyrinogen decarboxylase, which translates to MAEKKSILNALSGNTVSPPPIWMMRQAGRYLPEYKATRAEAGDFLSLCYNSDLATEVTLQPIRRYGFDAAILFADILLIPQALGQKLWFVTGEGPRLEPIELRKDYEALKNGGEVHDHLAPIYRTVGNLGSQLPEETTLIGFAGAPWTVATYMFAGRGTPDQGPAHAMKTKDIGLFRAVIDRVTWATIEYLNRQIDAGAEVVKIFDSWAGSLSGDDFEAYCIDPIKEIIKGVKAKHPDTPVIAFPRGAGERYRGFHAATGADCVALDDGVTPEWAAEHVQPGGCVQGNLKSSHMVTGGQPLIDETRRIVEAFSHGPHIFNLGHGITPDADPENVQLMIDTVRGG; encoded by the coding sequence ATGGCCGAAAAGAAAAGCATTCTCAATGCCTTGTCAGGCAACACCGTCAGCCCGCCGCCGATCTGGATGATGCGGCAGGCGGGGCGATACCTGCCGGAATACAAGGCAACCCGCGCCGAGGCGGGGGATTTTCTGAGCCTGTGCTACAACTCCGATCTCGCCACCGAGGTGACGCTGCAACCGATCAGGCGCTACGGCTTTGACGCGGCGATCCTCTTTGCCGACATCCTGCTGATCCCGCAGGCGCTGGGGCAGAAACTGTGGTTCGTCACCGGGGAAGGCCCCCGGTTGGAGCCGATTGAACTGCGAAAAGATTACGAAGCCCTGAAGAACGGGGGCGAGGTGCACGACCACCTCGCGCCGATCTATCGCACCGTCGGCAACCTCGGCTCCCAACTGCCTGAAGAGACAACACTTATCGGCTTCGCGGGCGCGCCCTGGACGGTGGCGACCTACATGTTTGCCGGGCGCGGAACCCCCGATCAGGGGCCGGCCCATGCGATGAAAACCAAGGATATCGGGCTGTTCCGCGCGGTGATCGACCGCGTCACCTGGGCCACCATCGAGTATCTGAACCGCCAGATCGACGCCGGGGCCGAGGTGGTGAAGATCTTCGACAGCTGGGCCGGCAGCCTCAGCGGCGATGACTTCGAGGCCTATTGCATTGATCCGATTAAGGAAATCATCAAGGGCGTGAAGGCAAAGCACCCCGATACCCCGGTCATTGCCTTCCCGCGGGGCGCGGGCGAGCGTTACCGGGGCTTTCACGCGGCGACCGGTGCCGACTGCGTGGCGCTCGATGATGGCGTGACCCCGGAATGGGCCGCCGAACACGTGCAGCCGGGCGGATGCGTGCAGGGAAACCTCAAGTCTTCCCATATGGTTACGGGCGGCCAGCCGCTGATCGACGAGACCCGCCGGATCGTGGAGGCCTTCTCGCACGGGCCGCATATCTTCAACCTCGGGCATGGCATCACCCCCGATGCCGACCCGGAAAACGTGCAGCTGATGATCGACACCGTCCGGGGCGGTTAA